The Candidatus Sulfotelmatobacter sp. genome includes a region encoding these proteins:
- a CDS encoding sensor domain-containing diguanylate cyclase, whose product MLSIASEPVDGRQRVVAIAVIFGLAAISIVALPYAAVPAPRAPGLQPALLGIAFFGYFITGYLLLSQFQASRLVGTAILGCAYLGAGLIACSYVLTFPGLFPFTIQPGASYWLWAVWHVEFALAVLAALIADRAKWSVPDRATAARWTLPMLLVTLAIVAFLVGIVVANAGPLSSNVQGEVYRTLARAAAGEVIVLTNVVVLALAVAWTQGRTVLQTWLIVALAAAVLDVQVTLTAGERYTVGWYLARLLVIVSSTAVLSAYLRQMHVLFAKLSDLSMVDGLTGLPNRRFFEERLDAAIRSAHRTHRPLALLLADVDGFKQFNDTYGHLAGDEALKAVASAMRAATLRPGDVVARWGGEEFVAVLPETDRDGACMVAERLRSSVESLLIAHRRAPTPHGVVTLCVGVAMLGESDAGVDALTARADAALYRAKRDGRNAVAVELAPDDASLPV is encoded by the coding sequence ATGCTGAGCATCGCGAGCGAACCCGTCGACGGACGGCAGCGCGTCGTCGCGATCGCGGTGATCTTCGGGCTCGCCGCGATCAGCATCGTCGCGCTCCCGTACGCCGCCGTGCCGGCGCCGCGCGCGCCCGGCTTGCAGCCGGCGCTGCTGGGGATCGCGTTCTTCGGCTACTTCATCACCGGCTATCTGCTGCTCAGCCAGTTCCAGGCCAGCCGGCTGGTCGGGACCGCGATCCTGGGCTGCGCGTACTTGGGGGCGGGGCTGATCGCGTGCTCGTACGTGCTCACCTTCCCCGGCCTCTTCCCGTTCACGATTCAGCCGGGTGCGTCGTACTGGTTATGGGCCGTCTGGCACGTCGAGTTCGCGCTGGCGGTGCTGGCGGCGCTGATCGCCGATCGCGCCAAGTGGAGCGTCCCGGATCGCGCAACCGCCGCGCGCTGGACGCTGCCGATGCTGCTGGTAACGCTGGCGATCGTCGCGTTCCTGGTCGGCATCGTCGTCGCCAACGCCGGACCGCTCTCGAGCAACGTGCAGGGCGAGGTCTACCGCACGCTCGCGCGCGCCGCGGCCGGCGAAGTGATCGTGCTGACGAACGTCGTCGTGCTGGCGCTGGCCGTCGCCTGGACGCAAGGGCGCACGGTCTTGCAGACCTGGCTGATCGTCGCGCTCGCCGCCGCGGTGCTCGACGTGCAGGTCACGCTGACCGCCGGCGAGCGCTACACCGTCGGCTGGTATCTCGCGCGCTTGCTGGTGATCGTCTCGTCGACGGCGGTCCTCTCGGCGTACTTGCGGCAGATGCACGTACTGTTCGCGAAGCTGAGCGATCTCTCGATGGTCGACGGGTTGACCGGCTTGCCGAACCGGCGCTTCTTCGAAGAGCGGCTCGACGCCGCGATCCGCAGCGCGCACCGCACGCACCGGCCGCTGGCGCTGCTGCTCGCCGACGTGGACGGCTTCAAGCAGTTCAACGACACCTACGGGCACCTGGCCGGCGATGAGGCGCTCAAAGCGGTGGCGTCGGCCATGCGCGCGGCGACGCTGCGGCCCGGCGACGTGGTCGCGCGCTGGGGCGGTGAGGAGTTCGTCGCGGTCCTGCCGGAGACCGATCGCGACGGTGCCTGCATGGTGGCCGAACGCTTGCGCTCGTCGGTCGAGTCGCTGTTGATCGCCCACCGCCGCGCGCCGACGCCGCACGGCGTCGTCACGCTGTGCGTCGGGGTCGCGATGCTCGGAGAGAGCGACGCCGGCGTCGACGCGCTGACGGCGCGTGCCGACGCCGCGCTCTACCGGGCCAAGCGCGACGGCCGCAACGCGGTGGCCGTCGAGCTCGCCCCGGACGACGCGTCGCTTCCCGTCTAG
- a CDS encoding MFS transporter — protein MARHRLRYHAQVRLDPRYLALSVCGGTAFLDMYATQPLLPSLRQTFGADEAAVGATISALTFACALAAPFVGPLADALGRKRVIVGAIFVLALVTFAAAGARSLHALVLWRFAQGLCMPAVFAVTLAYIAEEFPPQVGGRAIGAYIAGNVLGGFLGRWIAALVTARWDWQAAFVVLGALNVGGGVLVLLALPGARHFRRQSSAIDAVRAMGRFARHPTLLATYVVGGSVLFTLTAAFTFATFYLAAPPFALPTFALGNVFAVYLLGVVATPFAGRLIDRLGHRATLLIALATSAAGIVLTLIPRLPVVVLGLGLVSTGVFAAQAASQGYIGVVARERRSTAAALYLTVYYTAGALGALVPALFWARGGWPATVALIVAVQLVTAVVAALGWRGGGGADAEAFG, from the coding sequence GTGGCCCGGCACCGGTTGCGCTACCATGCGCAGGTGCGGCTCGACCCCCGATATCTGGCGCTGAGCGTCTGCGGCGGAACGGCGTTTCTCGACATGTACGCGACGCAACCGCTGTTGCCGAGCCTGCGCCAGACGTTCGGCGCCGACGAAGCAGCGGTCGGCGCGACGATCTCGGCGCTGACCTTCGCCTGCGCGCTGGCGGCGCCGTTCGTCGGGCCGCTGGCCGACGCGCTGGGCCGCAAGCGCGTCATCGTGGGCGCGATCTTCGTCCTGGCGCTGGTCACCTTCGCGGCCGCCGGCGCGCGCTCGCTGCACGCGCTGGTCCTGTGGCGTTTCGCGCAAGGGCTGTGCATGCCGGCGGTCTTCGCCGTCACGCTCGCCTACATCGCCGAGGAGTTCCCGCCGCAGGTCGGCGGGCGCGCCATCGGCGCGTACATCGCCGGCAACGTGCTGGGCGGCTTCCTGGGCCGGTGGATCGCGGCGCTCGTGACGGCGCGCTGGGACTGGCAGGCCGCGTTCGTGGTGCTGGGCGCCCTCAACGTCGGCGGCGGCGTGCTGGTGCTGCTCGCGCTGCCCGGCGCGCGTCACTTTCGCCGCCAGTCGTCGGCGATCGACGCGGTGCGCGCGATGGGGCGCTTCGCGCGTCACCCCACGCTGCTGGCGACCTATGTCGTCGGCGGCAGCGTGCTGTTCACGCTGACGGCGGCATTCACGTTCGCGACCTTCTATCTGGCCGCGCCGCCGTTCGCGCTGCCGACCTTCGCGCTCGGGAACGTCTTCGCCGTCTACCTGCTGGGCGTCGTCGCGACGCCGTTCGCCGGCCGGCTGATCGACCGGCTCGGCCACCGTGCGACGCTGTTGATCGCGCTGGCAACCAGCGCCGCCGGGATCGTGCTCACGCTGATTCCGCGCCTGCCGGTGGTCGTGCTCGGTCTCGGGCTGGTCTCGACCGGCGTCTTCGCCGCGCAGGCGGCCTCGCAGGGCTACATCGGCGTGGTGGCGCGCGAGCGCCGCTCGACGGCGGCCGCCCTCTACCTGACCGTCTACTACACGGCCGGCGCCTTGGGCGCCCTGGTCCCGGCGCTGTTCTGGGCGCGCGGGGGCTGGCCGGCGACGGTGGCGCTGATCGTGGCGGTGCAGCTGGTCACGGCCGTGGTCGCCGCGCTGGGCTGGCGCGGGGGCGGGGGAGCGGACGCCGAAGCGTTCGGGTGA
- the thrS gene encoding threonine--tRNA ligase translates to MTTTSTVDIAHLRHTAAHVLAYAVQDLFPEAKPTIGPAIENGFYYDFDRGTPFTPEDLEKLEGRMREIVAADYPMTGRRVTREEAIAAFRDNPYKVEIASEIPADEPITLYTIGGFTDLCRGGHAESTGAIGALKLMSVAGAYWRGDEHNPMLQRIYGTAFTTQQELDDYLVFLEEAAKRDHRKLGAELDLYHVDELAGGGLVFWHPKGALMRGIVEQFIRDGLRERGYLPVVTPHIVHENLYATSGHLEHFADGMFGPIEVEGQRFRLKPMNCPGHILIYRSEGRSYRDLPLRYSEFGTVYRFERSGTLHGLTRVRGFTQDDAHLFCTPEQLQGEFEQTLDEALRLMEAFQFTDFEYFLSTRADRGPTDPLAEAAIRNALESHNLPYGIDEGGGAFYGPKLDINLHDAIGRKWQLGTVQVDFVLPERFDLKYRGSDGADHRPVMIHRALAGSMERFFGVLIEHFAGAFPAWIAPTQAVVVPISEHQLDYAYDVRDRLRARGFRADADASNEKLGYKIRHWKTQKVPYILVVGKSELAEGTVNVNERGTEEKRTVTVDAFADELAARVDSRR, encoded by the coding sequence GTGACCACAACCAGTACCGTCGACATCGCGCATCTCCGCCACACCGCCGCGCACGTGCTGGCGTACGCCGTGCAGGACCTGTTTCCCGAGGCCAAGCCGACCATCGGCCCCGCGATCGAAAACGGCTTCTACTACGATTTCGACCGCGGCACGCCGTTCACGCCGGAGGACCTGGAGAAGCTCGAAGGGCGCATGCGCGAGATCGTCGCGGCCGACTACCCGATGACCGGGCGGCGGGTCACGCGTGAGGAAGCGATCGCGGCGTTCCGCGACAACCCTTACAAGGTCGAGATCGCCAGCGAGATTCCGGCCGACGAGCCGATCACGCTCTACACGATCGGCGGCTTCACCGACCTGTGCCGCGGCGGACATGCCGAGAGCACCGGTGCGATCGGTGCGCTCAAGCTGATGTCGGTCGCCGGCGCCTATTGGCGCGGCGACGAGCACAACCCGATGCTGCAGCGCATCTACGGCACCGCGTTCACGACGCAGCAAGAGCTCGACGACTATTTGGTGTTCCTCGAAGAAGCGGCGAAGCGCGATCATCGCAAGCTGGGGGCCGAGCTCGATCTGTACCACGTCGACGAGCTGGCCGGTGGGGGCCTGGTGTTCTGGCACCCCAAGGGCGCGCTGATGCGCGGCATCGTCGAGCAGTTCATCCGCGACGGCCTACGCGAGCGCGGCTACTTGCCGGTGGTGACGCCGCACATCGTGCACGAGAACCTCTACGCGACCTCCGGACACCTCGAGCACTTCGCGGACGGCATGTTCGGGCCGATCGAAGTCGAGGGCCAGCGTTTCCGGCTCAAACCGATGAACTGTCCGGGCCACATCCTGATCTATCGCAGCGAAGGTCGCTCGTACCGCGATCTGCCGCTGCGCTACAGCGAGTTCGGCACCGTCTACCGCTTCGAGCGCAGCGGAACGCTGCACGGCCTGACCCGCGTACGCGGCTTCACCCAGGACGATGCGCACCTCTTCTGCACGCCCGAGCAGCTGCAAGGCGAGTTCGAGCAGACGCTCGACGAGGCGCTGCGGCTGATGGAAGCGTTCCAGTTCACCGACTTCGAGTATTTCCTGAGCACGCGCGCGGACCGCGGACCGACCGACCCGCTCGCCGAGGCAGCGATCCGCAACGCGCTCGAGTCGCACAACCTGCCCTACGGGATCGACGAGGGCGGCGGCGCGTTCTACGGGCCCAAGCTCGACATCAACCTGCACGACGCGATCGGCCGCAAATGGCAGCTGGGCACGGTGCAGGTCGACTTCGTCCTGCCCGAGCGCTTCGACCTCAAGTACCGCGGCTCGGACGGCGCCGACCACCGGCCGGTGATGATCCACCGCGCGCTGGCCGGCTCGATGGAGCGCTTCTTCGGCGTGCTGATCGAGCACTTCGCGGGCGCCTTTCCGGCCTGGATCGCGCCGACGCAGGCCGTCGTCGTTCCGATCTCCGAGCACCAGCTCGACTACGCGTACGACGTGCGCGACCGGCTGCGCGCGCGCGGCTTCCGCGCCGACGCCGACGCCTCGAACGAGAAGCTCGGCTACAAGATCCGCCATTGGAAGACGCAGAAGGTGCCCTACATCCTGGTCGTCGGCAAGAGCGAGCTCGCCGAGGGCACCGTCAACGTCAACGAGCGCGGCACCGAAGAGAAGCGCACGGTCACCGTCGACGCCTTCGCCGACGAGTTGGCCGCGCGCGTCGACTCCCGCCGCTAG